The following proteins come from a genomic window of Flavobacteriaceae bacterium MAR_2010_188:
- a CDS encoding transcriptional regulator, AsnC family, translated as MVNDIDIQIINQLTKNSRSSFAEIGRKISLSPSSVRERIQKLEDLGVIEAYSVRLNHALMGNGLDVFIMLKIFDGKLKQIISEITTYPEVEEVFRITGPYNIHMRVVLRNQLHLQQFIDKLIKYGSPTTHLILSELKKV; from the coding sequence ATGGTTAACGATATAGATATTCAAATAATCAACCAGCTTACGAAAAATTCAAGATCTTCATTTGCAGAAATCGGAAGAAAAATAAGCCTTTCACCATCGTCGGTACGCGAACGTATTCAGAAATTAGAAGATTTGGGTGTAATTGAGGCTTACAGTGTAAGACTAAACCATGCATTGATGGGAAATGGGTTGGATGTGTTTATTATGTTGAAAATATTTGACGGTAAGCTTAAACAAATTATATCAGAAATCACCACCTATCCAGAAGTTGAAGAAGTCTTTAGAATTACTGGTCCTTATAATATACATATGCGGGTAGTACTTCGCAATCAATTGCACTTGCAGCAGTTTATAGATAAGCTCATTAAATATGGCAGTCCGACTACGCATCTCATACTTTCTGAACTTAAAAAAGTATAA